A part of Clarias gariepinus isolate MV-2021 ecotype Netherlands chromosome 14, CGAR_prim_01v2, whole genome shotgun sequence genomic DNA contains:
- the hectd2 gene encoding probable E3 ubiquitin-protein ligase HECTD2, with product MHLNMSENNYPLEERDRDRLPPIINPNLDRGPKLPFASYGSFISTLNHKRESGNHSLSTQLLLPAIRQVRELPPIYPDVRQKQRISIDVLPPEVKARFISDPIIPTRTKTAKEFQDDVEKATISGDWRHVHDFYMTTFKSFLELNAAFKREANAPFNTIEDSGINTKFVNAVYDALLHTPPDTQKSVLKGIINSLLREWKGPRTKDDLRAYFILVQNPQYTSTATYVIYAHLLRQIATLPEADHHFLMHWFKKLSQKRFKQLVERLQLFITTRLFPAKPEELPPMSKCSWWIPSATKVLSLLNAANSISPSPIIPFSDFYNLTLDHIDFMEDYQTWQAHGNSNRFTFCQYPFILSTVVKKAIIQRDSEQQMISMARQTLVDKVSRRQRVDMSLLFLNIKVRRLQLVSDSLDELSRKRADLKKKLKVTFVGEAGLDMGGLTKEWFLLLIRQIFHTDYGMFTYVKESQCHWFSNWKCDNCSEYRLVGALMGLAVYNSITLDIRFPPCVYKKLLTPPIMPCDLDAPVGMASLTLDDLQQIMPDLAHGLSELLSYEGNVEEDFYTTFQVFQEELGVVKSYNLKPGGDKIPVTNQNRKEYVQLYIDFLLNKFIYRQFAAFYHGFHSVCASNALMLLRPEEVEILVCGSPNLDMSSLQRVAQYEGYSKTDPTIRAFWDVVLAFPLELQKRLLHFTTGSDRVPVGGMADLNFKISKIEVSTDWLPVSHTCFNQICLPPYKSKKELRQKLTIAISNAEGFGLE from the exons ATGCATCTAAATATGAGTGAAAATAATTACCCGCtggaagaaagagacagagacagacttCCTCCCATCATAAACCCT AATTTGGATCGTGGACCAAAGCTACCTTTCGCCTCTTATGGGAGTTTCATCTCCACCCTGAACCACAAGCGAGAGTCGGGCAATCACAGTCTGTCTACACAACTCCTCTTACCTGCCATCCGACAAG TGAGAGAACTTCCTCCAATTTATCCAGATGTTCGACAGAAGCAGCGAATCTCAATAGATGTTTTACCTCCAGAAGTTAAAGCCCGCTTCATCTCCGATCCCATCATTCCCACCCGAACTAAAACTGCCAAAGAGTTTCA AGACGATGTTGAAAAGGCAACTATCTCAGGTGATTGGAGGCATGTCCATGATTTCTATATGACCACATTCAAATCCTTCTTGGAACTCAATGCTGCTTTTAAG AGAGAAGCAAATGCTCCATTCAACACTATTGAAGACTCAGGAATTAACACCAAATTTGTCAATGCTGTGTATGACGCTTTGCTTCACACG CCCCCTGATACCCAGAAATCTGTCCTGAAGGGAATCATTAATAGCTTATTAAGGGAATGGAAAGG ACCACGGACAAAGGACGACCTGAGGGCTTATTTCATCCTTGTGCAG AATCCTCAGTACACCAGCACAGCCACATATGTCATCTATGCTCACTTACTGCGGCAAATAGCGACGCTGCCTGAAGCAGATCACCATTTCCTCATGCACTGGTTTAAGAA GCTATCTCAGAAGCGTTTTAAGCAGCTGGTGGAACGCCTACAGCTCTTCATCACCACACGTCTGTTCCCTGCCAAACCAGAGGAGCTACCGCCCATGTCCAAGTGCTCATGGTGGATCCCTTCAGCCACCAAGGTTCTCTCCCTGCTCA ATGCCGCAAACAGCATTTCCCCTTCTCCCATTATCCCCTTCTCTGATTTTTACAATCTCACACTGGACCACATTGACTTCATGGAGGACTACCAGACGTGGCAAGCGCATGGAAATTCCAACAG GTTTACTTTCTGCCAGTATCCATTTATCCTGTCTACAGTGGTGAAGAAAGCTATTATTCAAAGAGACTCTGAGCAACAGATGATCAGTATGGCCAGG CAAACCCTGGTGGACAAGGTCTCTCGCAGACAGAGGGTGGATATGAGTCTGCTTTTTCTCAACATTAAAGTGAGGCGTCTGCAGCTGGTCAGTGACTCACTGGATGAG cTTTCAAGAAAGAGAGCAGACTTGAAGAAGAAGCTAAAAGTAACATTTGTTGGAGAAGCTGGCCTGGACATGGGAGGACTCACAAAGGAATGGTTTCTTCTCCTGATTCGACAgatttttcacactgattatG GCATGTTCACATATGTGAAGGAATCTCAGTGCCACTGGTTCAGCAACTGGAAGTGTGACAACTGCTCAGAATACAGACTGGTTGGAGCT CTCATGGGCCTGGCCGTATACAACAGCATCACCCTGGACATCCGATTCCCGCCCTGCGTCTACAAGAAGCTGCTGACTCCTCCCATCATGCCATGTGACCTTGATGCCCCTGTTGGCATGGCATCCCTCACCCTGGACGACCTGCAGCAAATCATGCCT GATCTTGCTCACGGCCTCAGCGAGTTACTAAGCtacgagggaaatgtggaagagGACTTCTATACGACCTTTCAG GTTTTTCAAGAAGAACTTGGAGTAGTCAAGTCATATAACCTCAAGCCAGGTGGGGATAAAATTCCTGTGACTAACCAGAACAGAAAAG AATACGTTCAGCTGTACATCGATTTCCTGCTGAATAAGTTTATTTACAGACAGTTTGCTGCTTTCTACCATGGCTTTCACAGTGTATGTGCCTCTAATGCCTTGATG ctCCTGAGGCCAGAGGAGGTTGAGATCCTGGTGTGTGGCAGCCCCAATCTGGACATGAGCTCTCTTCAGAGGGTGGCACAGTATGAGGGCTACAGCAAGACAGACCCCACCATCCG TGCATTCTGGGACGTGGTTCTAGCTTTTCCTCTGGAGCTGCAAAAGAGGCTTCTCCACTTCACAACAGGAAGTGATCGTGTTCCTGTGGGAGGGATGGCAGACCTCAACTTCAAGATCTCGAAAATTGAGGTTTCGACAGACTG GTTAcctgtttcacacacatgcttcaaccaGATCTGCCTGCCACCCTACAAAAGCAAGAAAGAGCTGCGGCAAAAGCTTACCATAGCCATTTCCAATGCCGAGGGCTTCGGTTTGGAGTAG